A window of the Gossypium hirsutum isolate 1008001.06 chromosome A03, Gossypium_hirsutum_v2.1, whole genome shotgun sequence genome harbors these coding sequences:
- the LOC107940755 gene encoding brefeldin A-inhibited guanine nucleotide-exchange protein 1 isoform X1, which yields MLASHTLGGPSRCGRVLGPPLDKIIKNAAWRKHTHLVSSCKSALDKLETLSDTGLSDPTSPLLGISSSDANFVLNPILLALETNYVKVAEPALECTFKLFSLGVARGEIHGNVSNPILYKIVEAVCKVGSIGEESLELAVLRVLLSAIRCPCVLIRGDCLLNVVRTCYNVYLRGLNGTNQICAKSVLAQIMLIVFTRAEEDSIDVSIKTVSVSELLEFSDKNLNEGSSIYHCQNFVSEVMSASEGVPDLKLSQPSKDQELQNVDLKTSKWEEEEIGELEAKEGGAESGSGGVSKIREDGFLVFKNLCKLSMKFSSQENDDQILLRGKTLSLELLKAVMDNGGSIWRSNVRFLNVIKQYLCLSLLKNSALSVMSIFQLQSCIFMSLLTKYRTGLKDEIGIFFPMLILRVLENVLQPSFVQKMTVLNLLEKIAADSQIIIDIFVNYDCDVDSPNIFERIVNGLLKTALGPPPASATTLSAVQDITFRHESVNCLVSIIKSMGAWMDQKLTIGDSDLRKSFKSDTAAEGHSTLTAEDGTVSDCELQPEMNSELSNAATLEQRRAYKIELQKGVSLFNRKPSKGIEFLINTKKVGNSPEEVAAFLKSNTTGLNEAMIGDYLGEREDFALKVMHAYVDSFDFKSMDFGEAIRFFLQGFRLPGEAQKIDRIMEKFAERYCKCNPNSFTSADTAYVLAYSVIMLNTDAHNSMVKDKMNKSDFIRNNRGIDDGKDLPEEYLGALYDQIVNNEIKMNADSSAPQSMQANSLNKLLGLDGILNLVTWKQTEEKALGANGLLIRQIQEQFKAKSGKSESVYHSVSDVAILRFMVEVCWGPMLAAYSVTLDQSDDRIATTQCLQGFRHAVHVTAVMGMQTQRDAFVTSTAKFTFLHCAADMKQKNVDAVKAIISIAIEDGNHLQDSWEHILTCLSRIEHLQLLGEGSSTDTSILSVPNTEIDEKVPKPSGIQSLKKKGSLQNPAVMAVVRGGSYDSAAVGANSSGLVTPEQINQFIANLNLLEQIGSSELNHVFVHSQRLNSEAIVAFVKALCKVSIAELQSPTDPRVFSLTKLVEIAHYNMNRIRLVWFRIWNVLSDFFVSVGLSENLSVAIFVMDSLRQLAMKFLEREELANYNFQNEFLRPFVIVMQKSNSIEIRELIVRYVSQMVLSRVSNVKSGWKSVFMVFTAAAVDERKNIVLLAFGTMEKIVREYFPHISETDASTFSDCVRCLIKFTNSKFDSDISLNAIGFLRFCAIKLAEGGLVCADKSPDDGSSVSAVTKNDRDLQSFADSDDHASYWVPLLAGLSELTSDSKLAIRKSSTEVLFNVLKDHGHLFSRAFWIGVFSSVVLPLFNGASPVKQDSPTSKSTRPDGSTWDPEISAAAVLSLVDLVIRFFNVLRPQLPNVVSILAGYLKSTKQGPASTGASATYRLTGELGSRFSKDEWQEILLAIKEAATSTLPGFMKILRSMDYIKVPENSRSSTNTETSSDHGLTKDDLEEDNLQTSAYVVSKMKSFIAVQLLIMQVITDIYKANLQFLVASNINIIVEIFSSITSHAQQLNSETVLQKKIKKVCSILETSEPPMVHFENEAYQNYLNFLQDLIKNNSSAPKEMNLRSLVAVCEKILLIYLSCTDYNYARQQKPVEIPVTHWILPLGIAKKEKMAARTPLLVSALKALSCLEKDSCRKYIADIFHLLVDLVRSDHSSNEVQHALSNIFQACIGPIIMP from the exons ATGTTAGCTTCCCACACGCTCGGAGGACCGTCGCGGTgcggccgtgtgctaggcccaCCGCTCGACAAGATCATAAAAAATGCCGCATGGCGAAAACACACGCACCTCGTTTCCTCATGCAAATCCGCTCTCGACAAGCTCGAGACCCTCTCCGACACCGGCTTGTCCGATCCGACTTCACCGCTGCTCGGCATTTCATCTTCCGATGCCAACTTCGTCCTTAACCCGATTCTTCTCGCCTTGGAAACCAATTACGTCAAAGTTGCCGAGCCCGCCCTCGAATGCACCTTCAAATTATTCTCCCTCGGCGTCGCTCGTGGCGAGATCCATGGCAACGTTTCCAATCCGATCCTCTACAAAATCGTCGAAGCCGTTTGCAAAGTCGGCAGCATCGGCGAGGAATCGCTCGAGCTTGCCGTGCTGCGAGTTTTGCTCTCCGCCATCCGATGTCCTTGCGTTTTGATCCGTGGTGATTGCTTGCTCAACGTCGTTAGAACTTGTTATAACGTATATTTACGCGGTTTGAATGGAACCAATCAGATCTGTGCTAAGTCCGTTTTGGCGCAGATTATGCTAATTGTATTCACCCGAGCCGAAGAAGATTCCATTGATGTTTCTATCAAAACAGTGTCGGTTAGTGAGCTTTTAGAGTTTAGTGATAAGAATTTAAATGAAGGAAGTTCAATTTATCATTGTCAGAATTTTGTTAGCGAGGTTATGAGTGCCAGTGAAGGGGTTCCAGATTTGAAGCTATCGCAGCCGAGTAAGGATCAGGAGCtgcaaaatgttgatttgaaGACGTCGAAATGGGAGGAGGAGGAAATTGGGGAGTTAGAGGCGAAGGAAGGGGGGGCGGAATCGGGTTCCGGTGGGGTTAGTAAAATTAGGGAGGACGGCTTTCTTGTTTTTAAGAATTTGTGTAAGTTGTCAATGAAGTTTTCATCACAGGAGAATGATGATCAGATCCTTTTGAGAGGGAAAACGCTGTCTTTGGAGCTCCTCAAGGCTGTTATGGATAATGGGGGTTCCATTTGGCGCTCGAATGTTAG GTTTCTTAACGTAATTAAGCAGTATCTCTGCTTATCATTGTTAAAAAACAGTGCATTGTCAGTGATGTCAATTTTCCAGCTCCAAAGTTGTATTTTTATGAGCCTGCTAACGAAATATAGAACAGGGTTGAAAGATGAAATTGGAATATTCTTTCCCATGCTTATCCTCCGAGTTCTAGAGAATGTTTTACAGCCAAGTTTTGTACAGAAAATGACAGTCCTTAATCTGTTGGAAAAGATTGCTGCGGATTCACAGATTATCATTGATATATTCGTGAATTATGACTGCGATGTGGATTCACCAAACATATTTGAAAG GATTGTCAACGGCCTTCTCAAAACAGCTCTAGGACCGCCACCTGCTTCAGCAACTACTTTGTCTGCAGTCCAGGATATAACTTTCCGGCATGAATCAGTAAATTGCTTGGTTAGCATCATTAAGTCAATGGGAGCTTGGATGGACCAAAAGCTGACAATAGGTGATTCTGACTTGCGTAAGAGCTTCAAGAGTGACACTGCAGCAGAGGGCCATTCAACTTTGACTGCAGAAGATGGAACAGTCTCTGATTGTGAGTTGCAACCAGAAATGAATTCTGAATTGTCAAATGCTGCTACACTTGAGCAACGGCGGGCTTACAAGATTGAACTTCAG AAAGGTGTTTCGTTGTTTAATAGGAAGCCATCCAAAGGCATTGAGTTTCTTATAAATACCAAAAAGGTTGGCAACTCTCCAGAGGAAGTGGCTGCTTTTCTGAAGAGTAACACTACTGGGTTGAATGAAGCCATGATTGGTGATTATTTGGGTGAAAGGGAGGATTTTGCTTTGAAAGTCATGCATGCTTATGTGGATTCCTTTGATTTCAAATCTATGGATTTTGGTGAAGCGATAAGGTTCTTCCTACAAGGCTTCAGGTTACCAGGAGAAGCACAGAAAATTGACCGCATCATGGAAAAGTTTGCTGAGCGCTATTGTAAATGTAATCCTAACTCATTTACCAGTGCAGATACTGCCTATGTACTGGCATACTCTGTCATAATGCTCAACACTGATGCCCATAATAGCATGGTCAAAGATAAG ATGAACAAGTCTGATTTCATTCGAAACAACCGAGGAATAGATGATGGCAAAGATTTACCCGAGGAGTATCTTGGTGCTCTTTATGATCAAATTGTGAATAATGAAATCAAGATGAATGCAGATTCTTCTGCTCCTCAAAGCATGCAGGCGAACAGCTTAAATAAGCTATTGGGTTTGGATGGTATACTCAATTTGGTGACTTGGAAGCAAACAGAAGAAAAGGCATTGGGTGCAAATGGTCTTCTTATAAGACAAATCCAAGAGCAGTTTAAGGCAAAGTCGGGAAAATCAGA GTCTGTTTATCATTCTGTTTCAGATGTAGCAATCTTGAGGTTTATGGTGGAGGTTTGCTGGGGACCTATGCTGGCTGCATACAGTGTCACTCTTGACCAGAGTGATGATAGAATTGCTACCACTCAATGCTTACAGGGCTTTCGACATGCTGTGCATGTAACTGCCGTAATGGGAATGCAGACGCAGAGAGATGCTTTTGTCACATCAACGGCAAAGTTCACTTTTCTCCATTGTGCTGCAGACATGAAACAAAAGAATGTTGATGCTGTAAAA GCAATAATATCTATTGCCATTGAAGATGGTAACCATCTTCAAGACTCCTGGGAGCATATATTGACATGCCTGTCCAGAATTGAGCATTTGCAACTGTTGGGAGAAGGTTCATCAACCGACACATCCATTTTATCCGTGCCTAACACTGAAATAGATGAAAAGGTGCCAAAACCTTCTGGTATTCAATCCCTGAAGAAAAAGGGATCACTCCAGAATCCAGCTGTAATGGCAGTTGTGCGAGGAGGGTCATATGACAGTGCCGCTGTTGGAGCAAATAGTTCAGGACTGGTAACCCCAGAGCAGATTAATCAATTCAttgcaaacttgaatttattGGAACAGATAGGAAGTTCCGAGTTGAACCATGTTTTTGTACATAGCCAAAGATTAAACAGTGAAGCAATAGTGGCTTTTGTGAAGGCCCTTTGCAAGGTTTCTATAGCGGAGTTGCAGTCTCCAACAGACCCTCGAGTTTTTAGCCTCACAAAACTAGTTGAAATTGC GCACTACAATATGAACCGCATCAGATTAGTTTGGTTTCGCATATGGAATGTTCTCTCTGATTTCTTTGTTTCTGTTGGACTGTCCGAGAATTTATCCGTGGCAATCTTTGTGATGGATTCGTTGAGGCAGCTTGCTATGAAATTCTTAGAACGTGAGGAGCTGGCAAACTACAATTTCCAGAATGAATTTTTGAGACCATTTGTGATTGTAATGCAAAAAAGCAACTCCATAGAAATAAGGGAATTAATAGTTCGATACGTTTCTCAGATGGTCCTCAGCCGCGTCAGTAATGTGAAATCTGGATGGAAAAGTGTCTTTATG GTGTTTACAGCTGCTGCTGTGGATGAGCGGAAGAATATTGTCCTGCTAGCTTTTGGGACCATGGAAAAAATAGTTAGAGAGTACTTTCCTCATATCAGTGAGACAGACGCTTCTACTTTTAGTGATTGTGTACGATGCCTCATCAAGTTCACAAATAGCAAGTTTGACAGTGATATTAGCCTTAATGCTATTGGATTTCTCCGGTTTTGTGCTATCAAACTTGCTGAGGGAGGTCTTGTTTGCGCTGATAAGAGCCCAGATGATGGTTCATCTGTTTCAGCTGTAACTAAGAATGATAGAGATCTACAAAGTTTCGCTGATAGTGATGATCATGCATCCTATTGGGTTCCCTTGCTAGCAG GTTTATCAGAACTAACATCCGACTCGAAGTTAGCCATCCGAAAGAGTTCGACGGAAGTGCTTTTCAACGTCCTGAAGGATCATGGTCATCTTTTCTCACGAGCATTCTGGATTGGTGTTTTTAGCTCTGTTGTTCTCCCCTTATTTAATGGTGCATCTCCTGTAAAACAGGATTCACCAACATCGAAATCTACTCGTCCTGATGGAAGCACTTGGGATCCTGAAATTTCTGCCGCCGCAGTGCTGTCTCTTGTAGATCTTGTTATAAGGTTTTTCAATGTATTGAGACCTCAACTACCAAATGTCGTATCCATACTGGCAGGATACTTAAAAAGTACAAAACAGGGTCCTGCAAGCACTGGAGCTTCGGCAACATATCGTTTGACAGGAGAGTTAGGAAGCAGATTTTCAAAAGACGAATGGCAAGAAATCCTTCTAGCTATAAAAGAAGCTGCCACTTCAACATTGCCTGGGTTTATGAAGATTTTGAGAAGCATGGATTACATCAAGGTGCCTGAGAATTCTCGATCCTCTACTAATACTGAAACAAGCTCTGATCATGGACTGACCAAGGATGACCTTGAGGAAGATAATCTGCAAACTTCAGCTTATGTGGTTTCGAAAATGAAGAGTTTTATCGCGGTCCAGCTACTGATTATGCAG GTCATAACTGATATATACAAAGCGAACCTACAATTCTTGGTAGCTTCCAACATAAATATCATTGTCGAGATATTTTCTTCCATTACATCACATGCTCAGCAACTGAACTCCGAGACTGTCctgcaaaagaaaataaagaaagtatgCTCGATCTTGGAGACCTCCGAACCGCCCATGGTTCACTTCGAGAACGAGGCTTATCAAAATTACCTCAACTTCCTCCAAGATTTAATCAAAAACAACTCATCCGCCCCAAAGGAGATGAACCTAAGATCACTAGTGGCAGTGTGTGAAAAAATATTGCTGATATACCTTAGCTGCACCGATTACAACTACGCACGGCAGCAGAAACCGGTTGAGATACCGGTGACTCATTGGATTCTCCCATTGGGAATagccaaaaaggaaaaaatggcAGCTAGGACTCCTCTACTTGTGTCTGCATTGAAGGCATTGAGTTGCTTGGAGAAGGATTCCTGCAGAAAGTACATTGCAGATATCTTTCATCTGTTGGTCGATCTGGTTCGAAGCGATCATAGCTCGAATGAAGTTCAACATGCTCTAAGCAACATATTCCAGGCATGTATAGGTCCCATAATAATGCCATAA
- the LOC107940755 gene encoding brefeldin A-inhibited guanine nucleotide-exchange protein 1 isoform X2 → MTAMWIHQTYLKDICRIVNGLLKTALGPPPASATTLSAVQDITFRHESVNCLVSIIKSMGAWMDQKLTIGDSDLRKSFKSDTAAEGHSTLTAEDGTVSDCELQPEMNSELSNAATLEQRRAYKIELQKGVSLFNRKPSKGIEFLINTKKVGNSPEEVAAFLKSNTTGLNEAMIGDYLGEREDFALKVMHAYVDSFDFKSMDFGEAIRFFLQGFRLPGEAQKIDRIMEKFAERYCKCNPNSFTSADTAYVLAYSVIMLNTDAHNSMVKDKMNKSDFIRNNRGIDDGKDLPEEYLGALYDQIVNNEIKMNADSSAPQSMQANSLNKLLGLDGILNLVTWKQTEEKALGANGLLIRQIQEQFKAKSGKSESVYHSVSDVAILRFMVEVCWGPMLAAYSVTLDQSDDRIATTQCLQGFRHAVHVTAVMGMQTQRDAFVTSTAKFTFLHCAADMKQKNVDAVKAIISIAIEDGNHLQDSWEHILTCLSRIEHLQLLGEGSSTDTSILSVPNTEIDEKVPKPSGIQSLKKKGSLQNPAVMAVVRGGSYDSAAVGANSSGLVTPEQINQFIANLNLLEQIGSSELNHVFVHSQRLNSEAIVAFVKALCKVSIAELQSPTDPRVFSLTKLVEIAHYNMNRIRLVWFRIWNVLSDFFVSVGLSENLSVAIFVMDSLRQLAMKFLEREELANYNFQNEFLRPFVIVMQKSNSIEIRELIVRYVSQMVLSRVSNVKSGWKSVFMVFTAAAVDERKNIVLLAFGTMEKIVREYFPHISETDASTFSDCVRCLIKFTNSKFDSDISLNAIGFLRFCAIKLAEGGLVCADKSPDDGSSVSAVTKNDRDLQSFADSDDHASYWVPLLAGLSELTSDSKLAIRKSSTEVLFNVLKDHGHLFSRAFWIGVFSSVVLPLFNGASPVKQDSPTSKSTRPDGSTWDPEISAAAVLSLVDLVIRFFNVLRPQLPNVVSILAGYLKSTKQGPASTGASATYRLTGELGSRFSKDEWQEILLAIKEAATSTLPGFMKILRSMDYIKVPENSRSSTNTETSSDHGLTKDDLEEDNLQTSAYVVSKMKSFIAVQLLIMQVITDIYKANLQFLVASNINIIVEIFSSITSHAQQLNSETVLQKKIKKVCSILETSEPPMVHFENEAYQNYLNFLQDLIKNNSSAPKEMNLRSLVAVCEKILLIYLSCTDYNYARQQKPVEIPVTHWILPLGIAKKEKMAARTPLLVSALKALSCLEKDSCRKYIADIFHLLVDLVRSDHSSNEVQHALSNIFQACIGPIIMP, encoded by the exons ATGACTGCGATGTGGATTCACCAAACATATTTGAAAG ATATTTGCAGGATTGTCAACGGCCTTCTCAAAACAGCTCTAGGACCGCCACCTGCTTCAGCAACTACTTTGTCTGCAGTCCAGGATATAACTTTCCGGCATGAATCAGTAAATTGCTTGGTTAGCATCATTAAGTCAATGGGAGCTTGGATGGACCAAAAGCTGACAATAGGTGATTCTGACTTGCGTAAGAGCTTCAAGAGTGACACTGCAGCAGAGGGCCATTCAACTTTGACTGCAGAAGATGGAACAGTCTCTGATTGTGAGTTGCAACCAGAAATGAATTCTGAATTGTCAAATGCTGCTACACTTGAGCAACGGCGGGCTTACAAGATTGAACTTCAG AAAGGTGTTTCGTTGTTTAATAGGAAGCCATCCAAAGGCATTGAGTTTCTTATAAATACCAAAAAGGTTGGCAACTCTCCAGAGGAAGTGGCTGCTTTTCTGAAGAGTAACACTACTGGGTTGAATGAAGCCATGATTGGTGATTATTTGGGTGAAAGGGAGGATTTTGCTTTGAAAGTCATGCATGCTTATGTGGATTCCTTTGATTTCAAATCTATGGATTTTGGTGAAGCGATAAGGTTCTTCCTACAAGGCTTCAGGTTACCAGGAGAAGCACAGAAAATTGACCGCATCATGGAAAAGTTTGCTGAGCGCTATTGTAAATGTAATCCTAACTCATTTACCAGTGCAGATACTGCCTATGTACTGGCATACTCTGTCATAATGCTCAACACTGATGCCCATAATAGCATGGTCAAAGATAAG ATGAACAAGTCTGATTTCATTCGAAACAACCGAGGAATAGATGATGGCAAAGATTTACCCGAGGAGTATCTTGGTGCTCTTTATGATCAAATTGTGAATAATGAAATCAAGATGAATGCAGATTCTTCTGCTCCTCAAAGCATGCAGGCGAACAGCTTAAATAAGCTATTGGGTTTGGATGGTATACTCAATTTGGTGACTTGGAAGCAAACAGAAGAAAAGGCATTGGGTGCAAATGGTCTTCTTATAAGACAAATCCAAGAGCAGTTTAAGGCAAAGTCGGGAAAATCAGA GTCTGTTTATCATTCTGTTTCAGATGTAGCAATCTTGAGGTTTATGGTGGAGGTTTGCTGGGGACCTATGCTGGCTGCATACAGTGTCACTCTTGACCAGAGTGATGATAGAATTGCTACCACTCAATGCTTACAGGGCTTTCGACATGCTGTGCATGTAACTGCCGTAATGGGAATGCAGACGCAGAGAGATGCTTTTGTCACATCAACGGCAAAGTTCACTTTTCTCCATTGTGCTGCAGACATGAAACAAAAGAATGTTGATGCTGTAAAA GCAATAATATCTATTGCCATTGAAGATGGTAACCATCTTCAAGACTCCTGGGAGCATATATTGACATGCCTGTCCAGAATTGAGCATTTGCAACTGTTGGGAGAAGGTTCATCAACCGACACATCCATTTTATCCGTGCCTAACACTGAAATAGATGAAAAGGTGCCAAAACCTTCTGGTATTCAATCCCTGAAGAAAAAGGGATCACTCCAGAATCCAGCTGTAATGGCAGTTGTGCGAGGAGGGTCATATGACAGTGCCGCTGTTGGAGCAAATAGTTCAGGACTGGTAACCCCAGAGCAGATTAATCAATTCAttgcaaacttgaatttattGGAACAGATAGGAAGTTCCGAGTTGAACCATGTTTTTGTACATAGCCAAAGATTAAACAGTGAAGCAATAGTGGCTTTTGTGAAGGCCCTTTGCAAGGTTTCTATAGCGGAGTTGCAGTCTCCAACAGACCCTCGAGTTTTTAGCCTCACAAAACTAGTTGAAATTGC GCACTACAATATGAACCGCATCAGATTAGTTTGGTTTCGCATATGGAATGTTCTCTCTGATTTCTTTGTTTCTGTTGGACTGTCCGAGAATTTATCCGTGGCAATCTTTGTGATGGATTCGTTGAGGCAGCTTGCTATGAAATTCTTAGAACGTGAGGAGCTGGCAAACTACAATTTCCAGAATGAATTTTTGAGACCATTTGTGATTGTAATGCAAAAAAGCAACTCCATAGAAATAAGGGAATTAATAGTTCGATACGTTTCTCAGATGGTCCTCAGCCGCGTCAGTAATGTGAAATCTGGATGGAAAAGTGTCTTTATG GTGTTTACAGCTGCTGCTGTGGATGAGCGGAAGAATATTGTCCTGCTAGCTTTTGGGACCATGGAAAAAATAGTTAGAGAGTACTTTCCTCATATCAGTGAGACAGACGCTTCTACTTTTAGTGATTGTGTACGATGCCTCATCAAGTTCACAAATAGCAAGTTTGACAGTGATATTAGCCTTAATGCTATTGGATTTCTCCGGTTTTGTGCTATCAAACTTGCTGAGGGAGGTCTTGTTTGCGCTGATAAGAGCCCAGATGATGGTTCATCTGTTTCAGCTGTAACTAAGAATGATAGAGATCTACAAAGTTTCGCTGATAGTGATGATCATGCATCCTATTGGGTTCCCTTGCTAGCAG GTTTATCAGAACTAACATCCGACTCGAAGTTAGCCATCCGAAAGAGTTCGACGGAAGTGCTTTTCAACGTCCTGAAGGATCATGGTCATCTTTTCTCACGAGCATTCTGGATTGGTGTTTTTAGCTCTGTTGTTCTCCCCTTATTTAATGGTGCATCTCCTGTAAAACAGGATTCACCAACATCGAAATCTACTCGTCCTGATGGAAGCACTTGGGATCCTGAAATTTCTGCCGCCGCAGTGCTGTCTCTTGTAGATCTTGTTATAAGGTTTTTCAATGTATTGAGACCTCAACTACCAAATGTCGTATCCATACTGGCAGGATACTTAAAAAGTACAAAACAGGGTCCTGCAAGCACTGGAGCTTCGGCAACATATCGTTTGACAGGAGAGTTAGGAAGCAGATTTTCAAAAGACGAATGGCAAGAAATCCTTCTAGCTATAAAAGAAGCTGCCACTTCAACATTGCCTGGGTTTATGAAGATTTTGAGAAGCATGGATTACATCAAGGTGCCTGAGAATTCTCGATCCTCTACTAATACTGAAACAAGCTCTGATCATGGACTGACCAAGGATGACCTTGAGGAAGATAATCTGCAAACTTCAGCTTATGTGGTTTCGAAAATGAAGAGTTTTATCGCGGTCCAGCTACTGATTATGCAG GTCATAACTGATATATACAAAGCGAACCTACAATTCTTGGTAGCTTCCAACATAAATATCATTGTCGAGATATTTTCTTCCATTACATCACATGCTCAGCAACTGAACTCCGAGACTGTCctgcaaaagaaaataaagaaagtatgCTCGATCTTGGAGACCTCCGAACCGCCCATGGTTCACTTCGAGAACGAGGCTTATCAAAATTACCTCAACTTCCTCCAAGATTTAATCAAAAACAACTCATCCGCCCCAAAGGAGATGAACCTAAGATCACTAGTGGCAGTGTGTGAAAAAATATTGCTGATATACCTTAGCTGCACCGATTACAACTACGCACGGCAGCAGAAACCGGTTGAGATACCGGTGACTCATTGGATTCTCCCATTGGGAATagccaaaaaggaaaaaatggcAGCTAGGACTCCTCTACTTGTGTCTGCATTGAAGGCATTGAGTTGCTTGGAGAAGGATTCCTGCAGAAAGTACATTGCAGATATCTTTCATCTGTTGGTCGATCTGGTTCGAAGCGATCATAGCTCGAATGAAGTTCAACATGCTCTAAGCAACATATTCCAGGCATGTATAGGTCCCATAATAATGCCATAA